Within Caulobacter segnis, the genomic segment TGGGCGTGGATCTGGTCGGTCAGACCGGCAAGGCGCTGGAAAGCATCGTCGCCCAGGTCCTCGACGTCAGCACCATCGTGCGCGAGATCGCGGCCTCGGCCCAGGAACAGGCCAGCGGCCTGCAGCAGGTCAATGTGGCCGTCAATCAGATGGACCAGGTGACCCAGCAGAACGCGGCCATGGTCGAGGAATCCACCGCCGCCAGCCACGGTCTGGCGACCGAAGCCGACGAACTGGCCCGACTGATGAGCCAGTTCAAGGTCAGCGAGACCATGAACCGGAGCGGCCGGGCGCGGGCCGCCTAGGCTGGGCGCTGAGAAGAACACGCGGGGCGATCGGCCCGCGTGTTCGATGCGCGGGCGGCGCCTAGACGCGATCGTCCAGCAGCGATCGCACCGCGGCCAAGTCTTCCGGCGTCGCCGGATTGTAGACGATCATCGCCAGGTCGGGCCGGCCATCGACGGCGAAGGCCGAGTATTCGAACGAGACCGGACCCAGCACCGGATGGCGCAGGTGCTTGACGCCGTCGCCATACTGCCGGACGTCATTGTCGGCCCACATCGCCGCGAACTCGGGACTGCGCCGTCGCAACTCCTCGACCAGCGCGTTCACCGGCCCCTCTGCGCCGGCGCCGGCCCGGGCCACGTCGGCGCGGAAGGCGGCGACCACGAAGCGGGCCACCTGCTCCCACTCGGAATTGATCGCCCTGGCCCGGGGATCGCAGAAGATGCGGCGCAGGATGTTGCGCTCTTCCAGCGGCAGATCGCCATAATTGGCCAGCACCACAGTGGCGGCGCGGTTCCAGGCGATCACGTCCCAGGTTAGGGTCTTGATCATGGCCGGACAGGGATCCAGCGCATCCAGCACCCGCTGCAGCCGGGGCGAGACGCCGTCGGCCTCGCGGTAGCGCAGCTCCGGCGGGCGTCCCAGGCCCAGTAGGAAAAGATGCTCGCGCTCGACGTCGGTCAGCATCAGGGCGCGGGCGATGCGGTCCAGCACGTCGGCGGACGGCGCGCCGCCTCGGCCCTGCTCCAGCCAGGTGTACCAGGTGGCGCTGATGCAGGCGCGTTGGGCGACTTCCTCGCGGCGCAGGCCCGGCGTGCGTCGGCGCGGTCCGGAAAAGCCCAGCGCCACGGCGTCCAGCCTGGCGCGGCGATCACGCAGATAGGCGCCCAAACGGTTCTCGCTGGTAAGCCGGTTCTCGCGCGGGATCGGGGCGTTCATCGTATTAAGCCTTATACCCGTATAAGATCACTACTTTAACAGGATGATCATAGCGCCGACGATGTTCCACGTGAAATCCGTGGAGGGTCATTCATGCGTGTTTTCGTTACCGGCGCGACGGGGTTCGTCGGCTCGGCCGTCGTTCAGGAGCTTAAGGCTCACGGTCACCAGGTGCTGGGCCTGTCGCGCTCCGAAACCGGCGTGGCTCAGCTCGAGGCGATCGGCGTCGCGGCCGTGCTCGGCACGCTCGACGACCACGATGTCCTGACGCGAAGCGCGGCGGCCTGCGATGGCGTCATCCACACCGCCTTCAACCACGATTTCTCGAAGTTCGCCGAGAACGCCCAGCAGGACGGCAGGGCGATCGCCGTGCTGGGCGCGGCGCTGGAAGGCACGACCAAGCCGATCCTGGTGACCTCGGGCACGGCCATGTTGGCCGTCGGCCGGATGGCCACCGAGGAAGACCGACCCGGCGGACATTCGCCGCGGATCTCCGAACCCTCGGCCGACGCGCTGGTCGCCAAGGGGGTCCACGCCTCGGTGGTCCGTCTGGCGCCGACCACCCACGGCGCGGGTGATCACGGCTTCGTGCCGATGTTGATCGGCCTGGCCCGCGAGAAGGGCGTCGCGGCCTATATCGGCGAGGGCGACAACAGATGGTCGGCCGTCCATCGCGGCGACGCCGCCCGGCTCTACCGCCTGGCCCTCGAACGCGGCGCCAAGGGCGAGCGCTATCACGCCGTGGCCGAGGAGGCCGTCCCGATGAAGACGATCGCCGCCGCGATCGGCAAGGGCCTGGGCCTGCCGGTCGAAAGCCGTCCGCCCGAGCACTTCGGCTGGTTCGCCATGTTCGCCGGCATGGACGCGGCGACCTCGGCCGCCTGGACGCGCGAGACCCTGGGCTGGTCCCCGACCGGATCGAGCCTGGCCGAGGACCTGGAGAACGCGGGGTATTTCGGCTGAGGCAGAGGAGCCGCCCTCGTCCTTCGACAGGCTCAGGGTGAGGGCTACTTGAAGGACCGTTCAGTAGAAAACCTCACCCTGAGCCTGTCGAAGGGCGGGGTTTTCGGTTCCTAGACCTTCAGGTCCGCCGTCACCGGCGCGTGGTCGCTGGGACGTTCCCATTCGCGGACGTCGTCGTGGACGCGCGAGGAAGCCTTGCCGTCCACCAGCGCCGCGTCGCGCAGGCCGGGGCTGGCCAGGATGTGATCCAGGCGCAGGCCACGGTTGGACTTGCGGAAATCGGCGGCGCGGTAGCTCCACCAGCTGAACAGCTTCTCGGGTTCGGGCGTCGC encodes:
- a CDS encoding helix-turn-helix transcriptional regulator, encoding MNAPIPRENRLTSENRLGAYLRDRRARLDAVALGFSGPRRRTPGLRREEVAQRACISATWYTWLEQGRGGAPSADVLDRIARALMLTDVEREHLFLLGLGRPPELRYREADGVSPRLQRVLDALDPCPAMIKTLTWDVIAWNRAATVVLANYGDLPLEERNILRRIFCDPRARAINSEWEQVARFVVAAFRADVARAGAGAEGPVNALVEELRRRSPEFAAMWADNDVRQYGDGVKHLRHPVLGPVSFEYSAFAVDGRPDLAMIVYNPATPEDLAAVRSLLDDRV
- a CDS encoding SDR family oxidoreductase; amino-acid sequence: MRVFVTGATGFVGSAVVQELKAHGHQVLGLSRSETGVAQLEAIGVAAVLGTLDDHDVLTRSAAACDGVIHTAFNHDFSKFAENAQQDGRAIAVLGAALEGTTKPILVTSGTAMLAVGRMATEEDRPGGHSPRISEPSADALVAKGVHASVVRLAPTTHGAGDHGFVPMLIGLAREKGVAAYIGEGDNRWSAVHRGDAARLYRLALERGAKGERYHAVAEEAVPMKTIAAAIGKGLGLPVESRPPEHFGWFAMFAGMDAATSAAWTRETLGWSPTGSSLAEDLENAGYFG